A window from Triticum aestivum cultivar Chinese Spring chromosome 6D, IWGSC CS RefSeq v2.1, whole genome shotgun sequence encodes these proteins:
- the LOC123143885 gene encoding uncharacterized protein: protein MKQSLQRYGHIMSADDHYTRWQQAMPSHLQQAVLLSRHDMARPPYRDSPERKRRRLRFSCSVHAVAGEAKKSSRISCSTTGGMVNECIGWFLTVRYYLEWPVGRQAGSWSGIGG from the exons ATGAAGCAATCTCTGCAGCGGTATGGTCATATTATGAGTGCTGATGACCATTACACCAGATGGCAACAG GCGATGCCTTCCCACTTGCAGCAGGCCGTGCTGTTGTCACGCCACGACATGGCGAGGCCGCCATATCGCGACAGCCCAGAAAGGAAACGGAGGAGGTTGCGCTTCTCCTGCTCGGTGCATGCGGTGGCAGGAGAGGCCAAGAAGAGCAGCAGGATCAGCTGCAGCACGACCGGAGGAATGGTGAATGAATGCATTG GGTGGTTTTTGACGGTGCGCTATTACCTGGAGTGGCCCGTCGGGAGGCAAGCCGGATCATGGTCCGGCATTGGGGGCTAG